The sequence below is a genomic window from Kitasatospora kifunensis.
GGTGATCGTGACGACGATGTCCTCCTCCGCGATCAGGTCCTCGATCGAGAGGTCGCCGTCGGAGGGGATCAGCGTGGAGCGCCGCTCGTCGCCGTACTTGTCGACGATCGCGGTCAGCTCCTCGGAGATGATCTCGCGCTGGCGGGCCGGCGAGGCCAGGATCGCGTTGTACTCGTCGATCTTGCGCTGCAGCTCGTCGTGCTCGTCGGTGATCCGCTGGCGCTCCAGTGCGGCCAGCCGGCGCAGCTGCATCTCCAGGATCGCGTTGGCCTGCAGCTCGTCGATGGCGAGCAGGTTCATCAGGCCGCTGCGGGCGGCGTCCGCCGAGTCCGAGGCCCGGATCAGCGCGATGACCTGGTCGATCATGTCCAGCGCCTTGAGCAGCGCGCGCAGGATGTGCGCCCGCTCCTCGGCCTTGCGCAGCCGGAACCGGGTGCGCCGCACGATCACGTCGACCTGGTGGTTGACCCAGTGCCGGATGAAGGCGTCCAGCGAGAGCGTGCGCGGCACGCCGTCCACCAGGGCCAGCATGTTGGCGCCGAAGTTGGTCTGCAGGTCGGTGTGCTTGTAGAGGTTGTTCAGCACCACCTTGGCCACCGCGTCGCGCTTGAGCACGATCACCAGGCGCTGGCCGGTGCGCGAGGAGGACTCGTCGCGCACGTCCGCGATGCCGGCCACCCGGCCGTCCTTGACCAGGTCGGCGATCTTCAGCGCCAGGTTGTCCGGGTTGACCTGGTAGGGCAGCTCGGTGATCACCAGGCACTGGCGGCCCTGGATCTCCTCGACCTCCACCACCGCGCGCATGGTGATCGAGCCGCGCCCGGTCCGGTACGCGTCCTCGATGCCGCGGCGGCCCACGATCAGCGCGCCGGTCGGGAAGTCCGGCGCCTTGATCCGCTCGATCAGCGCCTCGAGCAGCTCCTCGTTGGAGGCGTCCGGGTGCTCCAGCGCCCACAGCGCGCCGGAGGCCACCTCGCGCAGGTTGTGCGGCGGGATGTTGGTGGCCATGCCGACCGCGATGCCGGTGGCACCGTTGACCAGCAGGTTGGGGATGCGCGAGGGCAGGACGGTCGGCTCCTGCGAGCGGCCGTCGTAGTTGGCGGCGAAGTCGACGGTCTCCTCGTCGATGTCGCGCATCATCTCCATGGCCAGCGGCATCAGCTTGCACTCGGTGTAGCGCATCGCCGCGGCCGGGTCGTTGCCCGGCGAGCCGAAGTTGCCGTTGCCGTCCACCAGCGGCATCCGCAGCGACCAGGGCTGGGCCAGGCGCACCACGGTGTCGTAGATCGAGGTGTCGCCGTGCGGGTGGTAGTTGCCCATCACGTCGCCGACCACGCGGGCGCACTTGTAGTAGCCCTTCTCGGGCCGGTAGCCGCCGTCGTACATCGCGTACAGCACCCGGCGGTGCACCGGCTTGAGGCCGTCGCGGACCTCGGGCAGCGCGCGGCTGACGATCACGCTCATCGCGTAGTCGAGGTAGGAGCGCTGCATCTCGGTCTCGAGCTCGATCGGCTCGACCCGGCTGACGAAGGTGTCGGTTGCGCCGGTGTCCGGCTGCTCGCCCTCAGGACGGTTGTCGTCGACCACTGGTGGTCAGTTTCCTTTCACGCGTGACTGGAGTGCGATCTATCACGGTCGCTTGGTGAGCTGCGAAGTGACTTCTCGTCACACGTCCAGGAAGCGGACATCCTTGGCGTTGCGCTGGATGAAGGACCGACGGGCCTCGACGTCCTCGCCCATCAGAACGGAGAAGAGGTCGTCGGCGCGGGCCGCGTCCTCCAGGGTGATCTGCTGGAGCAGGCGGTGCGCCTGGTCCATGGTGGTGATCCGCAGCTCCTCGGCGTTCATCTCGCCCAGACCCTTGAAGCGCTGGATCGCGTCGTCCTTGGGCAGTCGGCGCCCGGCCGACACGCCCGCCTCGATCACCGAGTCGCGCTCGCGGTCGGAGTAGACGTAGTCGAAGTCGTCCTTGCCCCACTTGATCTTGTACAGCGGCGGCATCGCCAGGTACACGTACCCGGCCTCCACCAGCGGTCGCATGAAGCGGAACAGCAGGGTGAGCAGCAGGGTGCGGATGTGCTGCCCGTCGACGTCGGCGTCGGCCATCAGCACGATCTTGTGATAGCGCAGCTTGGACTCGTCGTAGTCCTCCTGGATGCCGCAGCCGAAGGCCGAGATCAGCGCCTGGACCTCGGTGTTCTGCAGCACCTTGTCGATCCGGGCCTTCTCGACGTTCAGGATCTTGCCGCGGATCGGCAGGATGGCCTGGGTGCGCGGGTCACGGCCCTGCTTGGCCGAGCCGCCGGCGGAGTCACCCTCGACGATGAAGATCTCGCACTCGGCCGGGTCCTTGGACTGGCAGTCGCTCAGCTTGCCCGGCAGCGAGGCGCTCTCCAGCAGGCCCTTGCGACGGGTCAGGTCGCGCGCCTTGCGGGCCGCCATCCGCGCGGTGGCCGCGGTGATCGACTTGCGGATGATGTCCGCGGCCTCGGTCGGGTTGCGGTCCAGCCAGTCGTTCAGCTGCTCGTGCACCACGCGCTGGACGAAGGTCTTCGCCTCGGTGTTGCCCAGCTTGTCCTTGGTCTGGCCCTCGAACTGCGGCTCGCCCAGCTTGACCGAGATGATCGCGGTCAGGCCCTCGCGGATGTCCTCGCCGGAGAGGTTCTCGTCCTTCTCGCGGAGCAGCTTCTTGTCCCGCGCGTAGCGGTTGACCAGGCCGGTCAGCGCCGCCCTGAAGCCCTCTTCGTGGGTACCGCCGCCGTGCGTGTGGATGGTGTTGGCGAAGGAGTAGACCCCCTCGGTGTACGAGGAGTTCCACTGCATGGCGATCTCCACCGAGATCGTCTTGTCCTTGTCCTCCGCCTCGAAGTCGATCACCGAGGGGTGGATCACCTCGCCCTTGCGGGAGTTGAGGTGCTTCACGAAGTCGGCGATGCCGCCCTCGTAGTGGTAGGTGACGGAGAGCGGCTTGCCCTCGTCGTCGACGTGCTCCTCGCGCTCGTCGGTCAGCGAGATGGACAGGCCCTTGTTGAGGAAGGCCATCTCCTGGAACCGGCGGGAGAGCGTCTCGAAGGAGTAGACGGTGGTCTCGAAGATGTCGCCGTCGGCCCAGAAGGTGACGCTGGTGCCGGTCTTCTCGGTGGCCTCGTGCTGGACCAGCGGGGCGGTCGGCGCGCCCATCTTGTACTCCTGGGTCCAGCGGGACCCATCGGTGTGGATCTCGATCGCCAGCCGGGTGGAGAGCGCGTTCACCACCGAGACGCCGACGCCGTGCAGACCACCGGAGACCGCGTAGCCGCCGCCGCCGAACTTGCCGCCCGCGTGCAGCACGGTCAGCACCACCTCGACGGCCGGCTTCTCCTGGCCGGGGACGATGCCCACCGGGATGCCGCGGCCGTTGTCGACCACCCGCACCCCGCCGTCGGCCAGGATCGTCACGTCGATGGTGTCGGCGTGACCGGCCATGGCCTCGTCGACGGAGTTGTCCACCACCTCCTGCACCAGGTGGTGCAGGCCGCGCTCACCGGTGGAACCGATGTACATGCCGGGACGCTTGCGAACCGCGTCGAGCCCCTCCAGCACCTGGATGTTGCTGGCGGTGTAGGAGGTACCCGAGGACGGGTCGGTGGGGATGGGGGACTGGCTGGAATCGCCGGAATCGGCCACGAAGCGCCCTCTCTGGCACAGCACGGGCCGCATCCCCGCCCAGGGTTCGGGCGGACGTGCGACCACGGCGTTTCGACTCAGTTACCGCAAGCGGCAGTGTTTGACCCTCAGTCTACCGGTACCACTGACATAGATGGGCGTTTGGCAGGCTCTGAAGGCGGATTTGCCGCCCCGAATCCCCTCCGCACATGTCCCGATACTCGCCCGGGGGGCTCAGCGGCCTCACGGAGCCCGTCAGCCGTTCCGGAGGTATGCGCTCCGTCAAGGGTGGCCCAGCGGCCTGGGTCACCCCCAGGTGTCGCGCGGACCCTGACTGCCCGGCGCCCGCAGCCGGCCGTAACGCCGCTCGGGGGCCGAGGGACCGAGCACCCGGATCACCCGGACCGTGCCGTGACCCAGCTCGTGGTTCAGCCGAGCCACCAACTGCCGTGCCAGCAGCCGCAACTGAGTGGCCCACGCAGTGGAGTCGCAACGCACCGTCAGGACCGCCTCGGCCTCGGCGAACTGCTCGGGGGTGCAGTGAGCGGCGATGTCGGGGCCGACGATCTGCGCCCAGCGGCCCATCACCCCGCCGACCGCGGCCGGTGCCTCCCAGCCACGCTCCGTGATCAAACGATTGAGCGCCGCCCCCAGCGGAACCGGGTCGCGACCGTCCGCCCGGGCACCGCTGCGCAGCCCGTGCCGCTTGGCCTCGCGCTTCTCCCGGACCTGCTCGCCACGCTGGCGGGCCTGCTCCTTGGCCGCGCGCAGGGCGACCCGCGCCAGGTCGACGCCGGACAGTTCCGATTCACTCACGGGCGGTGCGCTCCTTCCCCAGCCTGTGGACAGACCAGGGTACGAGGTTCCTGGTGCTCACGAGCCGATCTTGGCCACTTCACCGGCGGCGACCGCGTACCGCGCACCGGCCAGCACCTTCGGGACGTCCTCCGCAACCGCCGCCGTCACCAGCACCTGCTCGCCGCCGGCCACCAGCTCGGCCAGCTGCTCGCGCCGCTTGGCGTCCAGCTCGGCGAAGACGTCGTCCAGGATCAGCACCGGCTCGCCGCCGTCCGCCCGCAGCAGCTCGTAGGAGGCCAGGCGCAGCGCCAGCGCGAACGACCAGGACTCACCGTGACTCGCGTAGCCCTTGGCGGGCAGCGTGCCGAGCAGCAACCCCAGCTCGTCGCGGTGCGGACCCACCAGGGTGACCCCGCGCTCGGTCTCCTGCT
It includes:
- the gyrB gene encoding DNA topoisomerase (ATP-hydrolyzing) subunit B; the protein is MLCQRGRFVADSGDSSQSPIPTDPSSGTSYTASNIQVLEGLDAVRKRPGMYIGSTGERGLHHLVQEVVDNSVDEAMAGHADTIDVTILADGGVRVVDNGRGIPVGIVPGQEKPAVEVVLTVLHAGGKFGGGGYAVSGGLHGVGVSVVNALSTRLAIEIHTDGSRWTQEYKMGAPTAPLVQHEATEKTGTSVTFWADGDIFETTVYSFETLSRRFQEMAFLNKGLSISLTDEREEHVDDEGKPLSVTYHYEGGIADFVKHLNSRKGEVIHPSVIDFEAEDKDKTISVEIAMQWNSSYTEGVYSFANTIHTHGGGTHEEGFRAALTGLVNRYARDKKLLREKDENLSGEDIREGLTAIISVKLGEPQFEGQTKDKLGNTEAKTFVQRVVHEQLNDWLDRNPTEAADIIRKSITAATARMAARKARDLTRRKGLLESASLPGKLSDCQSKDPAECEIFIVEGDSAGGSAKQGRDPRTQAILPIRGKILNVEKARIDKVLQNTEVQALISAFGCGIQEDYDESKLRYHKIVLMADADVDGQHIRTLLLTLLFRFMRPLVEAGYVYLAMPPLYKIKWGKDDFDYVYSDRERDSVIEAGVSAGRRLPKDDAIQRFKGLGEMNAEELRITTMDQAHRLLQQITLEDAARADDLFSVLMGEDVEARRSFIQRNAKDVRFLDV
- a CDS encoding DUF721 domain-containing protein; translated protein: MSESELSGVDLARVALRAAKEQARQRGEQVREKREAKRHGLRSGARADGRDPVPLGAALNRLITERGWEAPAAVGGVMGRWAQIVGPDIAAHCTPEQFAEAEAVLTVRCDSTAWATQLRLLARQLVARLNHELGHGTVRVIRVLGPSAPERRYGRLRAPGSQGPRDTWG
- the gyrA gene encoding DNA gyrase subunit A; the encoded protein is MVDDNRPEGEQPDTGATDTFVSRVEPIELETEMQRSYLDYAMSVIVSRALPEVRDGLKPVHRRVLYAMYDGGYRPEKGYYKCARVVGDVMGNYHPHGDTSIYDTVVRLAQPWSLRMPLVDGNGNFGSPGNDPAAAMRYTECKLMPLAMEMMRDIDEETVDFAANYDGRSQEPTVLPSRIPNLLVNGATGIAVGMATNIPPHNLREVASGALWALEHPDASNEELLEALIERIKAPDFPTGALIVGRRGIEDAYRTGRGSITMRAVVEVEEIQGRQCLVITELPYQVNPDNLALKIADLVKDGRVAGIADVRDESSSRTGQRLVIVLKRDAVAKVVLNNLYKHTDLQTNFGANMLALVDGVPRTLSLDAFIRHWVNHQVDVIVRRTRFRLRKAEERAHILRALLKALDMIDQVIALIRASDSADAARSGLMNLLAIDELQANAILEMQLRRLAALERQRITDEHDELQRKIDEYNAILASPARQREIISEELTAIVDKYGDERRSTLIPSDGDLSIEDLIAEEDIVVTITRGGYVKRTRSDLYRSQKRGGKGVRGAQLKQDDIVDHFFVTTTHNWILFFTNKGRVYRAKGYELPDAGRDARGQHVANLLAFQPEEHITQVMAVRTYEDKPYLVLATREGLVKKSHLKDYDSPRSGGLIAINLRTDENGRDDELIGAELVSAEDDLLLVSKKAQSIRFTATDEALRPMSRATSGVKGMAFREDDELLSMNVVRPGTFVFTATDGGYAKRTSVDEYRIQGRGGFGTKAAKIVEGRGSLVGALVVEESDEIMAITLSGGVIRTRVSGVRETGRDTMGVQLINLGKRDAVVGMARNAEAEDEDGAEDLAEDGAQVADEGVVQGTAEAVADPAPSDDDAADLG